In the Candidatus Binatia bacterium genome, GCCGGAGCCATTTGGCCCCATGATGGCGTGCACTTCGCCACGGTGAATTACGAGGTTGATGCCCCGTAAAATCGGTGTACCGTCCACCGCCACGTGTAGATTGCGAATTTCCAACAGCGGTTGCTTTGCCATCGTTACCCAATTGCTCCTTCCAAACTCACGCCCATCAGCTTGTGCGCTTCCACCGCAAACTCCATTGGCAGCACTTGGAAAACCTCGCGGCAGAATCCGCTGACAATCATCGACACGGCATCTTCCAGAGCAATGCCCCGGCTTTGGCAGTAAAAGAGTTGGTCCTCGCTAATTTTCGATGTCGTTGCTTCGTGCTCCACGATTGCCGTGGAATTGCGCACCTCCATGTAGGGGAAGGTGTGGGCTCCGCAACGGTCGCCGATTAACAGCGAGTCGCACTGCGTATAATTGCGCGCGTTCTCAGCGCCGCGCATCACTTTGACTAAACCACGATAACTATTTTGCCCGTGTCCGGCGGAAATCGCTTTGGACAAGATCGTCGAGCGGGTGTTTCGACCTAAATGAATCATTTTGGTTCCCGTGTCTGCCTGCTGGTAATGGTTGGTAAGGGCCACGGAGTAAAATTCGCCCACGGATTCGTCGCCCCGCAAAATCACGCTGGGATACTTCCAGGTGATTGCCGACCCGGTTTCCACTTGCGTCCAGGAGATCTTCGAGCGCCGGCCTAAGCAAATCCCGCGCTTGGTAACGAAGTTGTAGATTCCCCCGCGGCCTTCCTTGTCGCCCGGATACCAGTTTTGGACGGTCGAGTATTTGATCTCGGCCCCTTCCAAGGCAATGAGCTCGACCACCGCGGCGTGCAATTGGTTTTCGTCCCGCATCGGGGCGGTACAGCCCTCGAGGTACGACACATATGCGCCCTCGTCGGCGATAATCAGGGTGCGTTCAAACTGCCCGGTTTTCGCTGCGTTGATACGGAAGTAAGTCGAAAGCTCCATCGGGCAGCGCACGCCCTTGGGCACATAGCAAAAGGAACCGTCGCTAAAGACCGCCGAATTCAGCGCTGCAAAGAAGTTGTCATTGTAGGGCACAACCGATCCCAAATAGCGGCGCACGAGGTCAGGGTGGTTTTGCACCGCTTCGGAGAAGGAACAAAAGATCACGCCATGTTCGGCAAGCTTCTCTTTGAACGTGGTGGCCACGGAGACCGAATCAAACACCGCATCGACCGCCACGCCCGCCAGCATTTCCTGCTCGCGGAGCGGGATGCCCAGTTTCTCGTAAGTCCTCAGAAGCTCAGGATCGACCTCGTCCAGGCTTTTCGGACGCTTTTGCATCTTCGGCGCCGAGTAATAGTGAATGGCGTTGTAGTCGATGGGCTCGTAGCGCACGTTTTGCCAAGTTGGCTCCTTCATCGTCAGCCAGTGCCGGTAGGCTTTGAGGCGCCACTCGGTGAGCCAGCTCGGCTCGTTCTTCTTGGACGAAATCAGTCGGATGATATCTTCGTTTAGACCAGGGGGAACAGTCTCTTCTTCGATCGGGGTGTAAAACCCGTGCTGGTACTCGCGGCTAACCAGTTCTTCGATTTTCGCTGTGCTCGTGGGCATCGCTGTCCTCCTCGAATATTCAGGCGCGACACGGTGCGGTAGAGGGTACTTCCGGAACCTGGTTCGGACCGCTCCCGCTTGTCGGAGGAACGGCCGCCCCACCCACCAAGTCCGCTAACGTTACATTTTGAAGCGCCGTTACAAAGGCGCGATTGATGTATTGCCAGTGCCCTTGCACCGGGCAGAGCAGTTGATGTCGACACTCCCGACCCGGCCCTTCGTGGGTACACACCGTGAGCCCCAGTGGGCCTTCCAGCCGGCCAATGACTTCTGCCAGGTGCAGGTCTTCCGGTTTGCTGGTGAGCTGGTAACCGCCGTGTACTCCTCGCTGCGACCGCAAAAGTCCTTTGCGGGTTAGCATCCGCAGAAGCTTGGACACGGTTGGCAGCGGCAAGTGCGTGCTTGCACTTAGCTCCCCGGCGCGGTGCAGGCGCTGCGGCTCGGCACCCATCCGCACTAAAAGGACAATTGCATAATCTGTAAGTCTGCTGATTCGAACCACAGCGGTTCCTCGAGTCGGCGAATGAAGACCTAAGTGGTCTACTTTCTAGCGTGTTGCCGAACGCACGCAAGCCTTAATCGATAGCCCCCTGCCCCTGTGCGGGCCCGTCACACGCGGCTGGCGAGCTCCAGCCGCTTCCTGCTTTCTGTGCCGCTGCCGCGTTGGCGAGTAAAATCTTGTTGCGTTCGCCTGTCCACAACTGGAAAAGCGGCGCTTGTGTCGCGCACAACACGTCTCTTGCGTGGCTCCGCTTCGTGAGCAGCGCAGCGGGGTGGTCGCTGGCGAGGAGTCTGGCTGCCGCGGCGATGTCCTCTAGGGTGACAATTTGCCGCTGCGAGTAGAACAACAGGGAGTGGTACCCGGCGCGATAGCTGTAGAGTTCGGCGATCTCCGGCAGAGCTGCCAAGGCTTGCGCCGCATCACGGAGGCTATAGCGCGACTGCAAGTGGGGAGCGGCAAAAAGGCTAAAGACCAGTTCGCTGGCTACACAGGCGAGGGTCACGAAGGTGACGGAAAAGCGAGTGGAAGGTTTGGGCTGGAGCCACCACCCGACCACCGATAGCAGGGCCGCACTCCCGCTGACCATGAGCACTGCCTCGGCAAGTTCGGCCTCACCAAAGAGACGCAAAAGCAGCCAGCCCATCAGAGCTACCGCCAGAGCCACCCCGGCCAGGACATAGTGGACACCCTTCGCCCAAGTTGATGCCCATGCCGGAGAATCCGCCGAGTGGAGGAGAGTGGCTAGACCAGCGGCTGTCAGTATGGCGAGCGGCGGAAATGCCGGCAAAACATAGGTGGGCAGTTTGCTGCTCGAAGCGCTGAAGAAGAGCACGACAACCAGTGCCCAACTGGCGCAAAATAGGTACACACGGTCTTTCTCGCGAATCTTTTGGAGCACTGGCGATAGCGCCAGTGGCCACCATAAGGACCACGGCAAAAAAATCGCCGGCAAAGTGTAAAGATAGTAGAACGGATTGCGTGGATGCCCCGGTGCACCAGAGACAAATCGCTCCACGTTGTGGAGCCAAAGAAAATCCCTGACATAATCCGGCGCGTTCATGGCGGCGAGGGCGTACCAACTGCCCCCGACCATGAGGGCAACGGCAAGACCGGGGACTGGGCGAAGCTTGCGTAACCACCCCCAGCCCCGCGTGGCGACACTAAAGGTCAGCATGGAGCCTGCGAGCAGGACAAGCGCAGCCGGTCCCTTCAGCAACACGGCTACGCCAACGCACGCCCAAGGGAGCCACCAGAAGCGGGCGCTACGCGATAGAGCAAGCCAACCGACGGCCAGGTGGCTCGCCGTGACCCACCAGGTAAAGCTCATGTCAACGAGCACGACCCGCCCAGCCACAAAGAAGCCGCCAGCGGTCCCTAGAATGATGGCCGACAAGAGTCCGACCATTGGTCCTAAAAGCGCGGTAGCCCACCCTGTGGTTGCAGTTACAGCAAGGATGGCGGCGGTCGCTGAAGGCAGGCGGGCACCAAATTCCGGGTCGTGAGGGAAGGCCCGAAGGCCAGCACCCACTAGCCAGTAAAACGGCATCGGCTTGTGATGGTATGGCTCGTAGTTCAGCGTTGGCGTAATCCAATTGCCGGTTTCGAGCGCTTCGCGCGCTATTTCAGCGTGGCGCCCTTCATCCGGATCGAACAAAGCGGAACGCCCCAGGCCGAGCAGGTAAAGCGCCGCAACGAGAAGCAGGATCAGAGCGCTAGGCAGGAGTTTCCACAGGAATGCCTCACGTTGCAGCGCTTGCGACCATGACGACAGCTCCGCCGATTGCCCGAGACTGTTTGCCGAGGTGGCAGCCTCGCGGCAATGCGCCTCTTCTGAGAGGTTGGATGGAGTAGGTGATCGCAATGACATGCTTTGATCCCCTCGAGGGTACGAGAGGGGCAGCTTTTACCGAACTGGCCCTGCTTCTGCACGTCCGGGGAAGAATCTTGTCAGTCGAGCGGAGTCCAGACCCACCACGATGCGCAGCCGCACCACAGCAAGGCAATCAGCGCGCAAAACGTCGGCGCAGTCCTTTTTCGAATTCCACCACAACGGCGGCGAGCAAGCCGATTGCCGTGGCCCGCATCCATGCGTCCAAGGAGATCGGCGCGGAATGAAAAAAGTACTGCATGTGGGGCACGTAAGTGAAAGCAAGTTGCAACAGGATCATGGCTAAGGCGCCGACGTTGGCCCAGACGTTGGAGAACAGCCCATAGGAAAACGGAGAATCCCTCAGTGACCGGCAATTGAAGAGGTAAAAGAGCTCGACAAGAACGAACACATTGACCGCCGCCGTCCGCGCCTGAGCGACGGTTGCGCCTGCATAGGTTTGTTCCCACAAAAACACGCCGAATGCACCGGCGAGCATGAGAACCGAGACCACCACCATGCGAAACAGCAACAGCGGGGTCACGATGGGCGCGTCCGGATCGCGTGGCGGCCGGTTCATGATATCCCTCTCCTTCGGCTCGAAGGCGAGCATCATGCCTAGGCAGATGGCGGTGGCCATGTTGATCCACAAAACCTGCACGGGCAGGATCGGGAGCACGGTGCCAAGCGCAAGAGCGGCAAGCAAGACTAGACCTTCGCCTAGGTTGGTGGGCAAAGTCCACACGATGAACTTGGTTAGATTGTCGAAAATCGCGCGACCTTCCTCGACTGCGGCAACGATGGAGCGGAAATTGTCGTCGGTCAGAACCATGGCCGCCGCCTCTTTGGCGACCTCCGTGCCGCTGCCCATCGCCACGCCAATGTCTGCTTGCTTCAACGCGGGAGCGTCGTTCACTCCGTCGCCCGTCACGGCCACGATATGGCGCCGCGCCTGCAAGGCGCGAACGAGTTGGAGCTTCTGCTCTGGGGTCACTCGTGCGAACACGTGCGCCCGGTCCACCAGCTCTGGTAGGCGCGCCTCGCCGCATTGTGCGAGCTCGGCGCCGGTAACCACGACGGGTTCCGTGCCATTCGGCCCGGACAATTGCAAACGACGGGCAATGGCCGCAGCGGTTGCCGCGTGATCGCCGGTGACCATTTTCACCGCAATGCCGGCTTGGTGACAGGAGCGAACAGCGCTAGCGGCTTCCACCCGCGGTGGGTCGAACATTCCTTGCAAGCCGACGAAGACCAGGCGGCCGACGTGCGCCGCCGGCTCTAAGGAGCGAAGCGGCTCGAACCAGATGCGCCGCGCAAAGGCGAGCACGCGTAATCCCTCGGCAGCAAGCCGCTCGACCGCTTGGAGCACGCGTTCTCGGTCGAGCGGGAGTTCGTTCCCGTCTGGATCCAGCATGGTTGCCGATAACTCGAGAATTTTCTCGACGGCCCCTTTCACGTACAGGATCGTTCCTCCTGTCGGAGCGCGATGGAGCGTGGCCATGAACTGGCGCTCTGACTCGAAGGGGAGGGTGCCGAGTCGTACGAAAGCTTGCGCCAATCCATCGGTGTCGAACCCTGCCTTGCGGGCGGCGACGATCAGCG is a window encoding:
- the sufB gene encoding Fe-S cluster assembly protein SufB, whose product is MPTSTAKIEELVSREYQHGFYTPIEEETVPPGLNEDIIRLISSKKNEPSWLTEWRLKAYRHWLTMKEPTWQNVRYEPIDYNAIHYYSAPKMQKRPKSLDEVDPELLRTYEKLGIPLREQEMLAGVAVDAVFDSVSVATTFKEKLAEHGVIFCSFSEAVQNHPDLVRRYLGSVVPYNDNFFAALNSAVFSDGSFCYVPKGVRCPMELSTYFRINAAKTGQFERTLIIADEGAYVSYLEGCTAPMRDENQLHAAVVELIALEGAEIKYSTVQNWYPGDKEGRGGIYNFVTKRGICLGRRSKISWTQVETGSAITWKYPSVILRGDESVGEFYSVALTNHYQQADTGTKMIHLGRNTRSTILSKAISAGHGQNSYRGLVKVMRGAENARNYTQCDSLLIGDRCGAHTFPYMEVRNSTAIVEHEATTSKISEDQLFYCQSRGIALEDAVSMIVSGFCREVFQVLPMEFAVEAHKLMGVSLEGAIG
- a CDS encoding SUF system Fe-S cluster assembly regulator — protein: MVRISRLTDYAIVLLVRMGAEPQRLHRAGELSASTHLPLPTVSKLLRMLTRKGLLRSQRGVHGGYQLTSKPEDLHLAEVIGRLEGPLGLTVCTHEGPGRECRHQLLCPVQGHWQYINRAFVTALQNVTLADLVGGAAVPPTSGSGPNQVPEVPSTAPCRA
- a CDS encoding glycosyltransferase family 39 protein, coding for MSLRSPTPSNLSEEAHCREAATSANSLGQSAELSSWSQALQREAFLWKLLPSALILLLVAALYLLGLGRSALFDPDEGRHAEIAREALETGNWITPTLNYEPYHHKPMPFYWLVGAGLRAFPHDPEFGARLPSATAAILAVTATTGWATALLGPMVGLLSAIILGTAGGFFVAGRVVLVDMSFTWWVTASHLAVGWLALSRSARFWWLPWACVGVAVLLKGPAALVLLAGSMLTFSVATRGWGWLRKLRPVPGLAVALMVGGSWYALAAMNAPDYVRDFLWLHNVERFVSGAPGHPRNPFYYLYTLPAIFLPWSLWWPLALSPVLQKIREKDRVYLFCASWALVVVLFFSASSSKLPTYVLPAFPPLAILTAAGLATLLHSADSPAWASTWAKGVHYVLAGVALAVALMGWLLLRLFGEAELAEAVLMVSGSAALLSVVGWWLQPKPSTRFSVTFVTLACVASELVFSLFAAPHLQSRYSLRDAAQALAALPEIAELYSYRAGYHSLLFYSQRQIVTLEDIAAAARLLASDHPAALLTKRSHARDVLCATQAPLFQLWTGERNKILLANAAAAQKAGSGWSSPAACDGPAQGQGAID
- a CDS encoding HAD-IC family P-type ATPase; the protein is MTASELANASPSPARTNGQAGPEPQQQHIHAVSIAELLILLDTDVHRGLSEEEAEQRLKRFGRNVLPPPRKLEPWQRFLLQLHNPLIYVLLVAGTITLVLGEFTDASVIFGVVLVNAIVGFVQETRAERALEALQQYLQNNAAVVRDGRKRKLPAELLVPGDLVVLAPGDKVPADLRLISTHELRIDESLLTGESMPVLKHAAVLDAETPLADRGNMAFCGTLVAAGTGTGIVVATGGATELGRIHQLVAATEGIDTPLIRRIRGFSRVLTVAILALAAVTFAVGLSRGQPASDVFLAAVALAVAAIPEGLPAAMTITLALGVSRMARRNAVIRRMPAVEALGSTTVICSDKTGTLTENQMTVTRIWAGGELFELTGTGYKPEGFIVGEVGVPPPSFSNALIECLRAGVLCNDSRVEERGGHWSVVGDPTEGALIVAARKAGFDTDGLAQAFVRLGTLPFESERQFMATLHRAPTGGTILYVKGAVEKILELSATMLDPDGNELPLDRERVLQAVERLAAEGLRVLAFARRIWFEPLRSLEPAAHVGRLVFVGLQGMFDPPRVEAASAVRSCHQAGIAVKMVTGDHAATAAAIARRLQLSGPNGTEPVVVTGAELAQCGEARLPELVDRAHVFARVTPEQKLQLVRALQARRHIVAVTGDGVNDAPALKQADIGVAMGSGTEVAKEAAAMVLTDDNFRSIVAAVEEGRAIFDNLTKFIVWTLPTNLGEGLVLLAALALGTVLPILPVQVLWINMATAICLGMMLAFEPKERDIMNRPPRDPDAPIVTPLLLFRMVVVSVLMLAGAFGVFLWEQTYAGATVAQARTAAVNVFVLVELFYLFNCRSLRDSPFSYGLFSNVWANVGALAMILLQLAFTYVPHMQYFFHSAPISLDAWMRATAIGLLAAVVVEFEKGLRRRFAR